One Pseudomonas rhizophila DNA window includes the following coding sequences:
- a CDS encoding YcaO-like family protein, translated as MPERELTSTEALFNIMSTLHTLGFRAEARYTTPSRLVATAELFDSDNHFIESGAGKGPDALIGALAETIEHASSFLAPNHESTWHSTDSIASQKAAKYDGFFTRLPYSDEPIDCFTLTSLDKKEHLIAPSALLCPAAARSNSNDTRSTMQFLARYSSNSGIAFGCTENEALLHGIQEIIERHVLSLFFMAICGIGPKMDLYKPSTSLLNKALLNDPSALEPANKLQIIIIKDVLSVYFAVAFPKAGPGDQPLSAIGSGCSMDICTAIQRAVTEQLQSESLYDVFEDSMDRKTVKLLSHSKILKNLIDLAPVRDLNLPELECPPHDYNETVPTQLDTLHKATSKSDKKIFYRTVARFPNNSIVTQAYIPGLERFNIIRNGQLVVPQHVLLSS; from the coding sequence ATGCCAGAACGCGAACTAACATCTACCGAAGCTCTATTCAATATCATGTCCACCCTGCACACGCTCGGTTTTAGAGCCGAGGCCCGCTATACGACACCCTCCAGGCTAGTGGCAACGGCGGAGCTTTTTGATAGTGACAATCATTTTATTGAGTCAGGTGCGGGTAAAGGGCCGGACGCACTTATAGGTGCGCTGGCAGAAACCATCGAGCATGCCAGCTCTTTTCTAGCCCCTAATCATGAGTCGACATGGCACAGCACCGACAGTATTGCCAGTCAGAAAGCAGCTAAATACGACGGTTTCTTCACCCGCCTGCCATACAGCGACGAACCAATAGACTGCTTCACTCTCACATCGCTGGATAAAAAAGAACACCTGATTGCTCCAAGCGCTCTACTCTGCCCTGCTGCTGCCCGAAGCAACTCCAACGACACGCGTTCTACCATGCAATTCTTGGCACGTTACTCATCCAACTCAGGCATTGCTTTTGGCTGCACCGAAAATGAAGCTTTATTGCATGGCATTCAGGAAATAATCGAACGACATGTCTTATCTCTTTTTTTCATGGCGATATGCGGAATCGGCCCCAAGATGGACCTATACAAACCGTCGACGAGCTTGCTTAACAAGGCGCTCCTCAACGACCCTTCCGCCTTAGAACCCGCCAATAAACTGCAGATCATCATTATCAAAGATGTCTTATCTGTTTACTTTGCCGTTGCCTTTCCCAAAGCCGGCCCTGGAGACCAGCCTCTCTCAGCTATTGGCTCAGGCTGTTCGATGGACATTTGCACCGCCATTCAGAGAGCGGTGACTGAACAACTCCAATCCGAGAGTCTATATGATGTCTTTGAAGATTCCATGGATAGAAAAACTGTCAAGTTATTGTCGCACTCAAAAATCCTTAAAAATTTAATCGACTTGGCACCTGTTAGGGACCTGAACCTTCCTGAGCTTGAATGCCCACCACACGACTACAATGAAACTGTCCCGACACAATTAGACACGCTGCACAAAGCCACATCGAAGTCCGACAAAAAAATATTCTATAGAACTGTAGCGCGCTTCCCAAACAACAGCATCGTTACCCAGGCTTACATCCCTGGACTTGAACGCTTCAACATCATTAGAAATGGGCAACTCGTTGTACCTCAGCATGTATTACTCAGCAGTTGA
- a CDS encoding 2-hydroxyacid dehydrogenase, with amino-acid sequence MKKHVVLYKALSAQLMDRLQAQAQVTLIEHLDAPGLAQLRDALPGAHGLLGASLKLDAPLLDSAPNLQAIASVSVGVDNYDIDYLTERRILLTNTPDVLTETTADTGFALILATARRVVELANLIRSGQWQQSIGSKHFGTDVHGKTLGIIGMGRIGEALAQRGHFGFGMPVLYHSHSPKPAVEQRFGARYCNLETLLRQADFICLTLPLTAETQGLIGAQAFAQMRPESIFINISRGKVVDEAALIDALRNGQIRGAGLDVFEREPLSADSPLLQMDNVVATPHMGSATHETREAMARCAVDNLLMALAGERPVNLVNPEAWEG; translated from the coding sequence ATGAAAAAGCACGTAGTGTTGTACAAAGCGCTCTCGGCGCAACTGATGGACCGTCTGCAAGCTCAGGCCCAGGTCACCCTCATCGAGCACCTCGATGCGCCAGGCCTGGCCCAATTGCGCGACGCCTTGCCTGGCGCCCATGGCCTGTTGGGGGCCAGCCTGAAACTGGATGCGCCACTACTGGACTCAGCGCCGAACCTGCAAGCCATCGCCAGCGTCTCGGTGGGGGTCGACAACTACGACATCGACTATCTGACCGAACGCCGCATCCTGCTCACCAATACCCCGGACGTGCTGACCGAAACCACCGCGGACACCGGTTTTGCACTGATCCTGGCAACGGCTCGGCGCGTGGTGGAGTTGGCCAACCTGATCCGCTCAGGCCAGTGGCAACAGAGCATCGGCTCCAAACATTTCGGCACCGATGTCCATGGCAAGACCCTCGGCATAATAGGCATGGGCCGCATCGGCGAAGCCTTGGCCCAGCGCGGGCATTTCGGTTTCGGCATGCCGGTGCTCTACCACAGCCATTCGCCCAAGCCCGCGGTCGAGCAACGTTTCGGGGCCCGTTATTGCAACCTCGAGACGCTGTTGCGACAGGCGGATTTCATTTGTCTGACTTTGCCTCTGACGGCAGAAACCCAAGGGCTGATCGGTGCACAAGCGTTCGCGCAGATGCGTCCCGAAAGCATCTTCATCAATATCTCCCGAGGCAAGGTGGTGGACGAAGCCGCTCTGATCGACGCCCTGCGCAACGGACAGATCCGTGGCGCGGGGCTGGATGTGTTCGAGCGCGAACCCCTGAGTGCGGACTCACCGTTATTACAAATGGATAACGTAGTGGCAACGCCGCACATGGGTTCGGCCACCCACGAGACACGGGAGGCAATGGCGCGCTGTGCGGTGGATAATCTCCTGATGGCGTTGGCGGGAGAGCGACCGGTGAATCTGGTGAATCCGGAGGCGTGGGAGGGTTGA
- a CDS encoding MFS transporter: MQTLNLATRRWWYIMPIVFITYSLAYLDRANYGFAAASGMAEDLMITPGLSSLLGALFFLGYFFFQVPGAIYAQRHSVKKLIFVSLILWGSLATLTGVVSNAYWLIVIRFMLGVVEAAVMPAMLVYLCHWFTRAERSRANTFLILGNPVTMLWMSVVSGYLVQQFDWRWMFIIEGLPAVLWAFIWWRLADDRPSQAKWLSNQEKQDLESALAAEQVGIKAVKNYAEAFRSPKVIILALQFFCWSIGVYGFVLWLPSILKAGLQMSIVEAGWLSSLPYLAAVVAMLVVSWASDKAQKRKRFVWPPLLIASVAFYASYLLGPEHFWWSYSLLVVAGACMYAPYGPFFAIVPEILPANVAGGAMALINSMGALGSFGGSYLVGYLNGTTGSPGMSFLLMSGALLLSVVLTLALKPGASDRAVSQTATPHPASAQS, from the coding sequence ATGCAAACGCTCAACCTCGCCACCCGCCGCTGGTGGTACATCATGCCCATCGTCTTCATCACCTACAGCCTGGCTTACCTGGACCGGGCCAACTACGGCTTCGCCGCCGCCTCGGGCATGGCCGAGGATCTGATGATCACCCCGGGGCTGTCCTCATTGCTGGGCGCACTGTTTTTCCTTGGTTACTTTTTCTTCCAGGTACCGGGGGCGATCTACGCGCAGAGACACAGTGTAAAGAAGCTGATTTTTGTCAGCCTGATCCTCTGGGGCTCGCTGGCGACCCTGACGGGCGTGGTCTCCAATGCTTACTGGCTAATCGTGATCCGCTTCATGCTCGGCGTGGTCGAAGCTGCGGTCATGCCGGCCATGCTGGTGTATCTCTGCCACTGGTTCACCCGGGCCGAACGCTCACGTGCCAACACCTTCCTGATCCTTGGTAACCCGGTCACCATGCTGTGGATGTCCGTGGTGTCCGGCTATCTGGTGCAACAATTCGACTGGCGCTGGATGTTCATCATCGAAGGTCTGCCGGCGGTGCTCTGGGCCTTTATCTGGTGGCGCCTGGCTGATGATCGTCCGTCCCAGGCCAAGTGGCTCAGCAACCAGGAAAAACAAGACCTGGAAAGCGCGCTGGCGGCTGAACAGGTCGGTATCAAGGCCGTGAAAAACTATGCCGAAGCCTTCCGCTCACCCAAAGTCATCATCCTGGCACTGCAATTTTTCTGCTGGAGCATTGGGGTCTACGGGTTCGTGCTGTGGCTGCCGTCAATCCTCAAGGCTGGCCTGCAAATGAGCATTGTCGAGGCCGGTTGGCTGTCGTCGTTGCCATACCTGGCGGCAGTAGTCGCCATGCTGGTCGTGTCCTGGGCGTCGGACAAGGCGCAGAAGCGCAAACGTTTCGTCTGGCCGCCGCTGCTGATCGCGTCCGTCGCGTTTTACGCCTCCTATTTGCTGGGGCCTGAGCATTTCTGGTGGTCCTACAGTTTGTTGGTGGTTGCCGGGGCTTGCATGTACGCGCCGTACGGGCCGTTTTTTGCCATCGTTCCAGAGATCCTGCCGGCCAACGTCGCCGGCGGTGCCATGGCACTGATCAACAGCATGGGCGCGTTGGGTTCGTTCGGCGGCTCGTACCTGGTGGGCTATCTCAACGGCACCACCGGCTCTCCCGGTATGTCCTTTCTACTAATGAGTGGCGCCTTGCTGTTGTCGGTGGTACTGACCCTGGCCCTCAAGCCCGGCGCCAGCGACCGCGCCGTGTCTCAAACCGCGACGCCACACCCGGCGTCCGCACAGTCCTGA
- a CDS encoding sugar kinase, translated as MPEFDVLSFGETMAMLVADQRGDLANVEQFHKRVAGADSNVAIGLSRLGFKVAWLSRVGADSLGRFVVQTLENEGLDCRHVTVDPAHPTGFQFKSRSDDGSDPQVEYFRRGSAASHLSIDTIAPSQLEARHLHATGIVPALSVTAREMSSELMMRMREAGRSLSFDPNLRPSLWASESMMIHEINRLAALAHWVMPGLGEGRLLTGFDDPADIAAFYLDLGAEIVVIKLGADGAYFRTQLGQGVVAGVPVAQVVDTVGAGDGFAVGLISALLEGRAITEAVQRANWIGSRAVQSRGDMEGLPTRIELLAEFNDANRQQARSHRVDASSCGSEPARD; from the coding sequence ATGCCTGAGTTCGATGTGTTGTCTTTCGGCGAAACCATGGCGATGCTGGTGGCCGACCAGCGCGGTGACCTGGCCAATGTCGAGCAGTTCCACAAGCGCGTCGCCGGGGCCGACAGTAACGTGGCCATCGGTCTGTCGCGACTGGGCTTCAAAGTGGCGTGGCTGAGCCGGGTGGGTGCTGACTCCCTAGGACGCTTCGTGGTGCAGACGCTGGAAAACGAAGGCCTGGATTGTCGCCACGTGACGGTCGATCCAGCCCACCCCACCGGGTTCCAGTTCAAATCCCGTAGCGACGATGGCAGCGACCCACAAGTCGAATATTTCCGTCGCGGCTCGGCGGCCAGTCATCTGTCGATCGACACCATCGCCCCCTCGCAGCTCGAAGCCCGCCACTTGCACGCCACCGGCATCGTCCCGGCCTTGTCGGTCACGGCCCGTGAGATGTCCTCTGAATTAATGATGCGGATGCGCGAGGCCGGCCGCAGCCTGTCCTTCGATCCCAACCTACGGCCGAGCCTGTGGGCTAGCGAGTCGATGATGATTCACGAAATCAATCGCCTCGCCGCCCTCGCCCACTGGGTCATGCCGGGGCTCGGCGAAGGTCGCTTGCTGACTGGTTTCGACGACCCGGCCGACATCGCCGCGTTCTATCTGGACCTGGGTGCCGAAATCGTCGTGATCAAGCTCGGCGCGGATGGCGCCTATTTCCGCACTCAGCTAGGCCAGGGCGTAGTTGCCGGCGTGCCGGTGGCCCAGGTGGTGGACACCGTGGGCGCCGGCGATGGCTTCGCGGTCGGCCTGATCAGTGCGTTACTCGAAGGCCGCGCCATCACCGAAGCCGTACAGCGCGCCAACTGGATTGGTAGCCGCGCAGTGCAGAGCCGTGGAGACATGGAGGGATTGCCGACGCGCATTGAGTTACTGGCTGAATTTAATGATGCCAATCGCCAGCAGGCTCGCTCCCACAGGGTCGACGCATCCTCATGCGGGAGCGAGCCTGCTCGCGATTAG
- a CDS encoding TIM barrel protein: MHNPPVSISLSSYGADLVRQQGQGSFIDLLAAAGASRIEWREELLTTEQPAKLAAGALAKGLQSIFSSPLELWLAGKPKPNPALSLALRRAEAFGSAWLKVSLGYFTDSHDLPALADALAASPVRLLVENDQTLQGGRIEPLQRFFAATEEQALPIGMTFDIGNWQWQDQSAAVAARQLGRYVAYVHCKAVARRADGKLVAVPPAMTDLHLWEQLFKHMPAGVMRAAEYPLQDDDLLQLTAGHVATLARLGQSCREPAHA; this comes from the coding sequence ATGCACAACCCACCCGTCTCCATCAGCCTTTCCAGCTACGGTGCCGATCTGGTACGGCAACAGGGCCAAGGCAGTTTTATCGATCTGCTGGCTGCCGCTGGCGCTTCACGGATCGAATGGCGCGAAGAACTGCTCACCACTGAACAGCCCGCTAAACTGGCCGCCGGTGCCTTGGCCAAAGGACTGCAAAGTATTTTTTCCTCTCCACTTGAGCTGTGGCTCGCCGGCAAGCCCAAGCCCAATCCCGCCCTGTCACTTGCCTTGCGACGTGCCGAGGCGTTTGGCTCGGCATGGCTGAAAGTCTCTCTCGGCTATTTCACCGACTCCCATGATCTGCCAGCCCTGGCGGATGCGCTGGCCGCCAGCCCGGTGCGATTGCTGGTGGAAAACGACCAGACCCTGCAAGGCGGGCGGATCGAACCATTACAGCGTTTTTTTGCTGCGACAGAGGAGCAAGCGCTGCCCATCGGTATGACCTTCGACATTGGCAACTGGCAATGGCAGGACCAATCGGCCGCTGTGGCCGCCCGACAGCTTGGGCGGTATGTGGCTTATGTGCATTGCAAGGCCGTGGCCCGGCGCGCCGACGGCAAACTGGTCGCGGTGCCTCCGGCGATGACAGACCTGCATCTGTGGGAACAACTGTTCAAACACATGCCCGCTGGTGTAATGCGCGCAGCCGAATATCCGCTGCAAGACGATGATTTGCTGCAGTTGACTGCGGGACATGTCGCCACCCTTGCCCGCCTAGGCCAATCATGCCGGGAGCCAGCCCATGCCTGA
- a CDS encoding LacI family DNA-binding transcriptional regulator produces the protein MNPFSAAQRSRVTMLDVAERAGVSKASVSRFIGEDRALLSEAIAQRIEQAISELGYRPNQMARGLKRGRTRLIGMLVADIRNPYSIAVMHGVETACRRHGYSLVVCNTDRDDEQERQHLALLRAYNIEGLIVNTLGHHRDELLELRSEMPLVLVDRKVDRLESDLVGLDNPAAVEMALDHLEQRGYRDLLLVTEPFDGTSSRIERVESFKAGIQRRPALAGTVVETCDQLTTHIKNFLAPPGHSPKALFCANGIAALAATTVLRELGCHLFDDVGLIALDDLDWYPLVGSGITALAQPTAEIGASAFECLLKRLRGDNGPVRTLDFAARLIERGSTRGNGR, from the coding sequence ATGAACCCTTTTTCCGCCGCCCAGCGCAGCCGCGTGACCATGCTTGATGTCGCCGAACGCGCGGGGGTCTCCAAGGCCAGCGTCTCGCGCTTCATTGGCGAGGATCGCGCCCTGCTTTCCGAGGCCATCGCTCAACGCATCGAGCAAGCGATCAGCGAACTGGGCTACCGTCCGAATCAGATGGCCCGCGGCCTCAAGCGCGGACGCACACGCCTGATCGGCATGCTGGTGGCCGATATCCGCAACCCTTATTCAATTGCCGTGATGCACGGCGTGGAAACAGCCTGCCGTCGCCACGGCTACAGCCTGGTGGTGTGTAACACCGACCGCGACGATGAGCAGGAACGCCAGCATCTGGCCTTGTTGCGCGCCTATAACATCGAAGGGCTGATTGTTAACACCCTCGGCCACCACCGTGATGAATTGTTGGAACTGCGCAGTGAAATGCCCCTGGTGCTGGTCGATCGCAAGGTCGATCGACTGGAAAGCGACCTGGTGGGCCTGGACAATCCGGCGGCCGTCGAGATGGCGCTCGATCATCTCGAACAGCGGGGCTACCGCGATCTGTTGCTGGTGACCGAACCATTCGACGGCACCAGCTCGCGGATCGAACGGGTCGAGAGTTTCAAGGCCGGCATTCAACGACGGCCTGCCCTGGCCGGCACCGTTGTGGAAACCTGTGATCAGTTGACCACGCACATCAAGAACTTTCTTGCCCCGCCGGGACATAGCCCCAAAGCATTGTTCTGCGCCAATGGCATTGCCGCCCTGGCCGCCACGACGGTGCTGCGCGAACTGGGTTGCCACTTGTTCGACGATGTAGGCCTGATCGCCCTCGATGATCTGGATTGGTACCCGCTGGTGGGCAGCGGCATCACCGCCCTGGCCCAACCGACGGCCGAGATCGGCGCCAGCGCGTTCGAATGTTTGCTCAAGCGCTTGCGTGGCGATAACGGGCCGGTGCGAACCCTGGATTTTGCGGCGCGGTTGATCGAGCGTGGGTCCACGCGGGGAAATGGTCGGTGA